The Camelina sativa cultivar DH55 chromosome 16, Cs, whole genome shotgun sequence sequence CCACAACCGATTAATTCCCCATTCCTACACCGAATCTACGACGGTTCTTCCTTTCTAGGAGCAGGAAGTCCAGGAGGCGGCTTTGTCGAGAGGCCGATATGAGAGCTACNATATTGTAACTTGCAATATTCGACAACAACATCATATGAGAGCTGCCAAttacaaatcaattaaaatctaaattacaAATCcaattagaaaagaagaagaaatcgcaAACGACACTTAAAAGAAGCTCGTCGGAATCGAGGTTCATTCCCATGTAAACCCTCCTAGAAGCACCACAACCGATTAATTCCCCATTCCTACACCGATCTACGACGATTCTTCCTTTCTAGGAGCAGGAAGTCCAGGAGGCGGCTTTGTCGAGAGGCCGATATGGGAGCTACAGATACTTGAGTTAATCTTCCCGACGAATCCGCTAAGACCTTCGCCGCTATTACCATCAGTTTTggctaaaaaaaaatacaatactaAAATTGGacgatagaaagaagaagaaatcaatgtgtctttcgcaaaaaaaaaatgagttgtattaattgttataatttgattggttacagATTTTTTCTGATGTGTCAAATAAAGAtaagttgtattaattgttataatttgattggttataGATTTTTCTGATATGTCAAAAAAAgatgagttgtattaattgttataatttgattagttacagatttttttaatgtgtCAGTCTATGCTTCAATATAAAAGCTGAGTCCTGGTTAAAAACAAgaagttttattatattgataccatatttttaaaactaaaacccAAAACTTGTTGAACCTAATAATGTTGGAAAAAGACATGATAACTAAAAcgactaaattttttttttaaagtcccTAAAACGCATCGAAATTTTTTACAACCAATTGACCAACCAAGATACTGGAATCTAGTTGGTCAGaagagatttatttattttttgtaaaacctATACTTGCCACATCGACATCTTTGGATAATACGAATCTTCATGTTCTGTtggtcaaaaatataaaagaaagaacattGTACACgacacaatacaaaaaaaattacctaaTGATTGATCAAACCTTCGCAAGAGTTTATCCGCTAAAACAAATGGTTTTTGTTGACTGGAGCTTATAGTCTAGATCACATCTAATCATTTGTGTCATATCCCGAGAGAGAAACTCGAGACTGATACCAAACTAAACTATAGCTCCAGTCCATCTTGTAGTCTAGACAATTAATATATCTCATGGACTCTCTCGATCAAGTGGCATCCCCGGCCGTAGTTATGAAATACAAAAGATTTGCTAAAGTTAGCAATTTTATTTTCCTAGTGGTTATtgtgattaaaagaaaaaaaaacttgtcgtGGCTTATTGTCTTATTGAGATAAGTCTAAGACATTGGAACTTAGCACCTTGTATGGGGCGATTCCATGAATGTCAAAAGTGGACAATTTGATGATATGGACCAAAGCCGAGGAAAAATAATGGTAATCGAAACGTGTAAGCtttaaagccaaaaaaaaaaaaaggaacacaCGAGTGTAATGCGTTTGCATTAACGAGTGATCAAAAGAAACGTCTCAAAAGGGATATCCACTAGAAACTTCTAATTGACCAACGACTTGAGCCCGTCCACATGGCAGCCTTTTTAGTCTCTCAACGTTTAAAACAACCCGACTCTTTAATTTATCCAATTTCCAATAACAAACTTATTAAAACAAAGGTCAAATTTAACGATATACGTTAGGAGACTCTTCACAAATGTTTCAACGTTACCGACACGTAACCAGAGTTCACCGAACACCGTCCTTcgttttgtttataaaacaaGAGATAGGTAAAGATAGAAAGAGTCGTCTCTCTGAAATCACAAAACCCTTACTTTGTTTTATATTCTGGAGTTGAGACTAATCTGGCGTTGCCCACCAAACCTAACTTCGCTTCTACTTCACACAAAACTCGTGTCGTCCTGTCTTGTACACAGAAGAACGTAGTTTATAAAGaggttctcttttgtttctgtttctttagtGTCGGGTTTGAGTAAAGATGGAGAACAAGGCCAATAATGGAAACGAGGAAGGTCCAATAATACATAGCCAAGTGGTGAAGAtaaagaaagagtttgagaagataagGCAACCGTCCCTGCAGCAGCCGGAGATGAGGAGGGTTCTTAGCGAGATCAAAAGGCGTCAACGTTCACGTTCTCCTCTTGGTTTAGGGGAGAGATCTATTTCCGTTGGATATTGATCCATGGTTGTTGACTTTGTAATATCGAGAgagaggttaaaaaaaaaaaaaaaaagagaggggtATAGACGTATAGTAGATGTGGTTTCTAAAAGTTAGTTGACaggttttgttgtatatattttgcTATGTAAATACTCTTTGGTATGAATATGATGGATACGTTTCCCCTCTTTGTATAGTAAAACTCTGTTTCACTTCTCTTTCGATCTACCTTAATAACCTTGCTATGGTTTTGATTTTCGGAATCGGTAGTTTAACCCGGTTGAAGCCAAAATCAGTCTTTGGGGAAGTTGGACCAGGTCAAGAGGAAGTCGGACAAGATCAGTTTGAACACAAGCCAGCGAAGAAGACTACATTTACTGTATCGCTCTTGGCCTGGAACTACGTTACTATAAAATAtcgaaaagaaataaaagtaagATAACTACTCTATAATAAATCTTGCTTCAACAATTAAACATAAGAAACTAGCGCAAGAGGGTTCGGTCTCTGacataaacaaaagcaaagagCTTCTCTTCAAACNCTCATGGACTCTCTCGATCAAGTGGCATCCCCGGCCGTAGTTATGAAATACAAAAGATTTGCTAAAGTTAGCAATTTTATTTTCCTAGTGGTTATtgtgattaaaagaaaaaaaaacttgtcgtGGCTTATTGTCTTATTGAGATAAGTCTAAGACATTGGAACTTAGCACCTTGTATGGGGCGATTCCATGAATGTCAAAAGTGGACAATTTGATGATATGGACCAAAGCCGAGGAAAAATAATGGTAATCGAAACGTGTAAGCtttaaagccaaaaaaaaaaaaaggaacacaCGAGTGTAATGCGTTTGCATTAACGAGTGATCAAAAGAAACGTCTCAAAAGGGATATCCACTAGAAACTTCTAATTGACCAACGACTTGAGCCCGTCCACATGGCAGCCTTTTTAGTCTCTCAACGTTTAAAACAACCCGACTCTTTAATTTATCCAATTTCCAATAACAAACTTATTAAAACAAAGGTCAAATTTAACGATATACGTTAGGAGACTCTTCACAAATGTTTCAACGTTACCGACACGTAACCAGAGTTCACCG is a genomic window containing:
- the LOC109129713 gene encoding uncharacterized protein LOC109129713 is translated as MENKANNGNEEGPIIHSQVVKIKKEFEKIRQPSLQQPEMRRVLSEIKRRQRSRSPLGLGERSISVGY